In Candidatus Binataceae bacterium, the DNA window GCGACCGGCCCAGAGGCGGTGCCGGGCGCTGCTGCGACCGGACCCCCACCCTGCGCCCATTCATAGTGTCCTTCACGATACATGAATTGGCCCGGAGCGGTTCGCAGTGAGCTGCTTACCCCGGGATGGCTGTTGAGAAAATTCTGCAGCCCCGGATGATTCCCCAGGAATTGCGGATTGTTCGCCAGCGAAGGATTGGCAGCTAGCTGTTGGGCGACCGCAGGATGGTTATCAAGGTACCTATTGAAGTTCGTCATCTCGGTCGGCGTCTGAGCCATCGCCGTCGAAGCGAGAGCGCCGCCTAGCAAAATACCCGCCATCGCGCTCAGGAATCGTTTCATCGCGTTTCTCCTCCATTGGTTAATATCAAGATGCGAAACCGTGTGCATTTTCTTTTGAACTAGTGGCGCGCCGCGAACAGGAGGATGCCGGTCCCCTGGGCAAGGTGGCCTACCGCTGACCCGACCAGCGCTGTGGTGCGCCAAGCCTGATTGCTCTGGTTGGCTAAATGATCTTCGAGTTGCATTTTCTGTTCTGGGCTGAGTGAGCTGTAAGGCGCGTTGTAATAGCTGGGGGCATATGCCTGGGCGGTCCATTGCGGATCGTATGCCGCGCATCCGGCGAACATTGCGGTCGTCGCGACGAGTAAAGAAATGACTCCGCATCGGACCTTGAACGGCTTCTTTTCCCAGTGCATCGGCAGCCTCCGTTTCAGCCCTTTCGACGTGCCCGGCCGGCTTAGCGTTTACAACAGGCGTGGTGGCGAAATCAGTAAACGATTGAGGACGTGGTTTCGTCTAAGGCCAGGATAAGGCTAGCATCGCGGCGCGCGGCCGATTCCGATGTTTCGCCCTCGTTTCGATGCGCGGACCGGCCCAATCGCTCATAGGAATGACCGGTCTTGGCCGAGTTGCCAGATGAGGAGCTTTGCTCAAGAGTCGCCGCGCGCGACGACCGTGCCTTCGAGGCGTTGGTGGAACGATACCAGGCTCGCGCCTACCGGCTCGCCTACTCCGTGCTCGGAAGTGAGGCCGATGCACGCGATGTGTCCCAGGACGCGTTTATCAAGCTTTTCGAATCCGCCGGGAAATTTAGTGGCCGGTCGCAATTCTCGACGTGGTTCTATCGAATCGTGGTCAATTTATGTATCGACCACAAGCGACACTACAGATGGTGGAGCAAGATCGTCCCCCTGCGGAGTTCGCTACCCGAGGGGGATGAAACTGGCGTGGAGCCCGTCTCCTCTGAGCCTGGACCAGAGGCGGAGGCAATGGGCCACGAGACTTCAACCGAGTTGGCCGCGGCGTTCGTTCACCTCTCACCCAATCAACGCGTCGCGGTACTGCTGCAAGTCCAGGACGGGCTCTCCAGCCGCGAGATTGCAGAAGTTCTCAGCTGCTCCGAGAGC includes these proteins:
- a CDS encoding RNA polymerase sigma factor, with the translated sequence MAELPDEELCSRVAARDDRAFEALVERYQARAYRLAYSVLGSEADARDVSQDAFIKLFESAGKFSGRSQFSTWFYRIVVNLCIDHKRHYRWWSKIVPLRSSLPEGDETGVEPVSSEPGPEAEAMGHETSTELAAAFVHLSPNQRVAVLLQVQDGLSSREIAEVLSCSESTARVHIHRGLAALKKLLKKDE